ATCATTCCGCCGGTGAGCATCCCGCCGAGGCCGCCGCCGAGCGTGGACACGCCCTGGAGCGGGGGCTCGGCCACCTCCGCGAAGGCCTGGCGGACCTCGTCGTCATCGGCGTCGGCCTTCTGCTGGAGGTCGCCCGTCATCGCGCCGACCGTGGTGGCGATGGTGTCGCGCGCGCCGTTGGCGTCCGTACCGAGCAGTCCGGCGATCTCGGACAGCTTGTCGTCGCCGAGTTCGCCCAGCACGTCGTCCTGGAATGAAGATTCGCTCATGCCGGAAACGCTACTTCTGTCGCGATTTACCGGCACCTTGGGTGGATGTGTCGTGCGCACTGGGTAACGGATTCGTAAAGCTGTGATTCCGGATGCAACCGTGCGGGCGCATCGCGGGTCATACGGTCCGTCGGCACTTCCGGGGAGGGATCTGGGGGGATCGGGAAGTCCGACACGGGAGGGGTAACCGTGAGGGGGTCCGGCCGGAAGGCGGGACCCCCTTCGCGCTGTCCCCACGCTGTCCCCATGTTGTCCACAGGCCTGACGTGCTGTCGGCGCCGGGCGGTAGCTTCGGGTCATGGCAACGGACGGGGCAGTGCAACTGGCGGTGGTCGAGGGGGTGCTCGAGCGCATCACCTACGCCAATGAGGAGAGCGGGTACACGGTCGCCCGGGTCGACACCGGCCGCGGCGCCGGGGACCTGCTCACCGTCGTCGGGTCACTGCTGGGCGCGCAGCCGGGCGAATCGCTGCGGCTGGAGGGGCGTTGGGGCTCCCATCCGCAGTACGGCAGGCAGTTCACCGTGGAGAACTACCGGACCGTGCTGCCCGCGACCATCCAGGGCATCCGCCGGTATCTGGGGTCCGGCCTGATCAAGGGCATCGGGCCGAAGATCGCCGACCGGATCGTGGAGCACTTCGGCACCGACACCCTCGACGTCATCGAGGAGCAGCCGAAGCGGCTCATCGAGGTGCCCGGGCTCGGCCCCAAGCGGACGAAGCTGATCGGCGCCGCGTGGGAGGAGCAGAAGGCCATCAAGGAGGTCATGGTCTTCCTCCAGGGAGTCGGCGTCTCCACCTCCATCGCCGTGCGCATCTACAAGAAGTACGCCGACGCCTCCATTTCCGTGGTGAAGAACCAGCCCTACCGGCTCGCCGCCGACGTGTGGGGCATCGGCTTCCTGACCGCCGACCGCATCGCCCAGGCCGTGGGCATCCCGCACGACAGCCCTGAGCGGGTCAAGGCCGGGCTCCAGTACGCCCTGTCGCAATCCGCCGACCAGGGGCACTGCTTCCTGCCCCAGGAGAAGCTCATCGCCGACGGGGTCAAGCTGCTGCAGGTGGACACCGGGCTGGTCATCGAGTGCCTGGCCGAGCTCGCCGCCGATCCGGAAGGGGTCGTACGGGAATCCGTACCCGATCCGCAGGGCGGGCCGGATCCGCTGACCGCCGTGTACCTGGTGCCCTTCCACCGGGCCGAGCTGTCGCTGGTCGGGCAGGTCCGCCGGCTCCTGAACGCCGAGGACGACCGGTTGTCCGGGTTCCGGGACGTGGACTGGGACAAGGCGCTCCGCTGGCTCGCCGGGCGGACCGGGGCCGACCTGGCTCCCGAGCAGCGGGACGCGGTCAAGCTGGCGCTGACCCGGCGGGTCGCGGTCCTCACGGGCGGGCCGGGCTGCGGAAAGTCGTTCACCGTGCGCTCGATCGTCGAGCTGGCCCGGGCCAAGAAGGCGAAGGTGGTGCTGGCCGCACCCACCGGCCGGGCGGCGAAGCGACTGGCCGAGCTCACCGGGGCGGAGGCCTCCACCGTGCACCGGCTGCTGGAACTCAAACCGGGAGGGGACGCGGCGTACGACCGGGAGCGGCCGCTGGACGCGGACCTGGTCGTGGTGGACGAGGCCTCGATGCTGGACCTGCTGCTGGCGAACAAACTGGTCAAGGCCGTGGCGCCGGGTGCGCACCTGCTGCTCGTGGGCGATGTGGACCAGCTGCCGTCGGTGGGCGCCGGGGAGGTGCTGCGGGACCTGCTGGCCGAGGACGGCCCGGTGCCCGCGGTCCGGCTGACCCGGATCTTCCGGCAGGCCCAGCAGTCGGGGGTGGTCACCAACGCCCACCGGATCAACACCGGCCTGCCGCCGATCACCGACGGGCTGCCGGACTTCTTCCTCTTCCCCGAGGAGGACACGGAGGCGGCGGGAGTGCTCGCCGTGGACGTGGCGGCCCGAAGGGTTCCGGCCAGATTCGGGCTCGACCCGCGCCGCGACGTCCAGGTGCTCGCCCCCATGCACCGGGGCCCGGCCGGCGCCGCAAACCTCAACGGCCTGCTCCAGCAGGCCATGACGCCGGCCCGGCCGAACCTGCCCGAGAAGCGGTTCGGCGGGCGGGTCTTCCGGGTGGGTGACAAGGTCACCCAGATCCGGAACAACTACGAGAAGGGAGCCAATGGTGTGTTCAACGGCACCGTGGGCGTCGTCACCGGCCTAGACCTCGACGAACAGCGTCTGACGGTACGGACGGAGGAGGACGAGGAGATTGCATACGAGTTCGCGGAGCTCGACGAGCTGGCCCACGCGTACGCCGTCACCATCCACCGTTCCCAGGGGAGTGAATATCCGGCGGTCGTGATCCCGGTCACCACCGGTGCTTGGATGATGCTCCAGCGGAATCTGCTGTACACGGCGGTCACGAGGGCGAAGAAACTGGTCGTCCTCGTCGGGTCCCGCAAAGCCCTCGCCCAAGCGGTGCGTACCGTTTCCGCAGGCAGGAGGTACACAGCTGTGGCGCCGAGGCTGTCCGGCCGGATACCGGTGGGAAACATCACCTAGATGATCGATCATTTGGGGTTCCGCCACTGGTGCGGAGGGGGCAGGATGAGCAGCTTGACGGCACTGAGTGCCGTCAAAAGCACCAAAGGCCGACCCCGAGTGCACTCTCCTGCGCCAAATGGGGGAAGGTAGAGGCAGTCAGGGCACCTCGAAGAAGAGGCACTACGTCGGTGAGGGATGACGTGAGCGACAACTCTGTAGTACTCCGGTACGCGGACGGTGAATACACCTACCCGGTGGTCGACAGCACCGTCGGTGACCAGGGCTTCGACATCTCGAAGCTGCGGGCCCAGACCGGGCTCGTCACCTTGGACAGCGGCTACGGCAACACCGCGGCCTACAAGTCCGCGATCACCTACCTCGATGGTGAGCAGGGCATCCTGCGTTACCGCGGTTACCCGATCGAGCAGCTGGCCGAGCGTTCGACCTTCATCGAGGTCGCCTACCTGCTGATCAACGGGGAGCTGCCGACCGTCGACCAGCTCGCGTCGTTCCGCAACGAGATCACCCAGCACACGCTGCTGCACGAGGACGTCAAGCGCTTCTACGACGGCTTCCCGCGTGACGCGCACCCGATGGCGATGCTGTCGTCCGTCGTCAGCGCGCTGTCGACGTTCTACCAGGACAGCCACAACCCCTTCGACGAGCGGCAGCGCAACCTCTCGACGATCCGGCTGCTGGCCAAGCTCCCGACGATCGCCGCGTACGCGTACAAGAAGTCGGTCGGCCACCCGGTGGTCTACCCGCGCAACGACCTCGGCTACGTCGAGAACTTCCTGCGCATGACCTTCTCCGTGCCGGCCCAGGAGTACGACCTGGACCCGGTCGTCGTCGCGGCGCTCGACAAGCTGCTGATCCTGCACGCGGACCACGAGCAGAACTGCTCGACCTCCACCGTGCGTCTGGTCGGCTCCTCGCAGGCGAACATGTTCGCCTCGATCTCCGCCGGCATCTCCGCGCTGTGGGGCCCGCTGCACGGCGGCGCCAACCAGTCGGTGCTGGAGATGCTCGAAGGCATCAAGAACGACGGCGGCGACGTCGACGCCTTCATCCGCAAGGTGAAGAACAAGGAAGACGGCGTCCGCCTCATGGGCTTCGGACACCGCGTCTACAAGAGCTTCGACCCCCGGGCGAAGATCATCAAGGCTGCGGCGCACGACGTCCTCTCCTCGCTCGGCAAGAGCGACGAGCTGCTCGACATCGCGCTCAAGCTGGAAGAGCACGCGCTGGCGGACGAGTACTTCGTCTCGCGCAACCTCTACCCGAACGTGGACTTCTACACCGGCCTGATCTACCGGGCCATGGGCTTCCCGACCGAGATGTTCACCGTGCTCTTCGCGCTCGGCCGTCTTCCCGGCTGGATCGCCCAGTGGCACGAGATGATCAAGGAGCCGGGATCCCGCATCGGCCGCCCGCGCCAGATCTACACGGGCGAGGTCCTGCGAGAGTTCGTCCCCGTCGAGGCCCGCTGACCCGAGGTCCTCACCGGCGCGCCGCCGAGCGGCGCGCCGGGCACGCCAGGCATGCGAAAAGCGCCCCGCCGTCGATCCCCCCACGGGTCGACGGTCGGGGCGCTTTCCTTTCCCCGGTACGGATTCCCCCCACGGGACCCGAGCCGGGGCGTCGGTGGTGCCGGGGTTCGGGTCCGGGCGGCCGCTCAAGGCTCCCCGTCCGCGAATCCCGGCCGGCCGATACCCCTGAACGTCCCCCAAGACGTTCCTGGCATCGCCCCATTAGACCCACCACGACCCCGGATGGTTACGTTGCGGTCACTGTGATCTGCGTCTCCCGTGAAGGAACTGTATGGACGGTGGGGAGACGCTCCACTAACGGAAGGAGCGCAGCCGCAGGCTGTTGGTGACCACGAAGACCGAGGAGAAGGCCATCGCGGCCCCCGCGATCATCGGGTTGAGCAGTCCGGCGGCCGCCAGCGGCAGGGCCGCCACGTTGTAGCCGAAGGCCCAGAACAGGTTCCCCTTGATGGTGGCCAGGGTCCGGCGCGACAGCCGGATCGCGTCGGCCGCCACCCGCAGGTCTCCCCGTACGAGGGTCAGGTCGCCGGCCTCGATGGCCGCGTCGGTGCCGGTGCCCATCGCCAGGCCCAGGTCCGCCTGGGCCAGGGCGGCCGCGTCGTTGACCCCGTCGCCGACCATGGCGACCGTACGGCCCTCCGCCTGCAGGCGGCGTACGACGTCCACCTTGTCCTGCGGGAGCACCTCGGCGATCACCTCGTCGATGCCCACCTCGCGGGCCACCGTCTCGGCGACGGCCTGGTTGTCCCCGGTCAGCAGGATCGGGGTCAGGCCCAGTGCCCGCAGCCGGGAGACCGCCTCCGCGCTGGTCTCCTTGACGGCGTCGGCCACGGTCAGGACCCCGCGCGCCTCTCCGTCCCAGGCCACCAGCACGGCGGTGCTGCCCGCCGCCTCGGCGGCCGCCTTGGCCTGGGCGAGACCCTCCGGCAGGGCGATCGCCCAGTCGGCGAGCAGCCGCTCGCGGCCCACCAGGACGGCGTGCCCGTCGACCACGCCCTGCACGCCGAGGCCGGCGAGGTTTTCAAAGGAAGCAGGTGCCTCGAAGCCCTCCGGGACCGGCAGGGCGCCCGCCCGCTCCACGGCCCCGGTGGCGATGGCCCGGGCGATCGGGTGCTCGGAGGCGTGCTCCAGGGAACCCGCGAGCCGCAGCAGCTCCTTCTCGTCCACGCCCTCGGCGGTGTGCACGCCGGCCAGGGTCATCCGGCCGGTGGTGACGGTCCCGGTCTTGTCCAGCACGATCGTGTCCACGCGGCGGGTGGACTCCAGTACCTCGGGGCCCTTGATCAGGATGCCGAGCTGCGCGCCCCGGCCGGTGCCCACCATCAGTGCGGTCGGCGTGGCCAGGCCCAGGGCGCAGGGGCAGGCGATGATCAGGACGGCCACGGCGGCGGAGAAGGCGGCGGTGGCGTCGCCGGTGATCAGCAGCCAGGTGACCCAGGTGCCCAGCGCCAGGACCAGCACGATCGGCACGAAGATCCCGGAGATCCGGTCGGCGAGGCGCTGCACCTCGGCCTTGCCGTTCTGCGCGTCCTCGACGAGCTTGGCCATCCGGGCCAGTTGGGTGTCGGAGCCGATCCGGGTGGCCTCGACGACCAGGCGCCCGGAGGCGTTGACGGTGGCGCCGGTGACCGGGTCCCCGACGGAGACCTCGACCGGTACGGACTCGCCGGTCAGCATGGAGGCGTCCACGGCGGAGCTGCCCTCGACGACCGTGCCGTCGGTGGCGATCTTCTCGCCGGGCCGGACGACGAACCGGTCGCCGACCGCGAGCTGCGCCACGGGGATCCGTACCTCGGCGCCGCCGCGCAGCACGGCCACGTCCTTGGCGCCCAGCTCCAGCAGGGCCTTGAGGGCCGCACCCGCCTTCCGCTTGGAACGGGCCTCCAGGTAGCGGCCGAGCAGGATGAAGGAGACGACCCCGGCCGCGACCTCCAGGTAGATGGCGGAGGAGCCGTCCGTACGGGAGATGGTGAGGTCGAAGCCGTGGCGCATGCCGGGCATGCCCGCGTGACCGAAGAACAGGGCCCACAGCGACCAGGCGAAGGCGGCCAGGGTGCCGACCGAGACCAGCGTGTCCATGGTGGCGGCGCCGTGCCGGGCGTTGGTCCACGCGGCCTTGTGGAAGGGGTACGCCCCCCAGACGACGACGGGGGCGGCGAGGGTCAGCGAGAGCCACTGCCAGTTGTCGAACTGGAGGGAGGGGACCATCGACAGCAGGACGACGGGCAGCGCGAGGGCGGCCGAGACGAGCAGCCGGTGGCGCAGCGCGGCCAGTTCGGGGTCGCGCACGGCCTCCGTCTCCGGACGCTCCGGTTCCTGAAGGGGCTCCGGGGGCGGGGGCTCCTCGGCGGTGTACCCGGTCTTCACGACGGTCGCGATCAGGTCGGCGACCTGGACGTCACCGCTGTAGGAGACCTTCGCCTTCTCCGTGGCGTAGTTCACCGTGGCCTCGACGCCGTCCATCCGGTTGAGCTTCTTCTCGATGCGGGCCGCGCAGGAGGCGCAGGTCATCCCGCCGATCGAGAGTTCCACCGCCGCTATGGGCCCGTCGTGCACTGTGCTGGTCATCTTCCGGCTCCAGGGGGATGGCCGGGCCGTACGGAACCAGTATGAGCTGGCCGGTACGGCCCGGCGGAATACTGCGGGTACTTGCCGGTACCGCGGGTACTGCAGGGTGCTGCGGGGTGTTGCGGGAAGCGTCAGGCCTTGCCGACGAGCTCGTAGCCGGCCTCGTCGACGGCGGCGCGGACGTCCTCGTCGGAGAGCGGGGCGGCGGAGACCACGGTGACCTCGCCGGTGGCGGCGACGGCCTTGACCGAGCTGACGCCGGGCAGGGCGCTGAGCTCCTTGGTCACCGAGCCCTCGCAGTGCCCGCAGCTCATGCCGGTCACGCGGTAGACGGTGGTGGTCCGGGTGTCCGTCTCGGCGGTCATGTCGTTCTCCTCTTCGGGCGTACGTGTCCGGTCGCCGGGGGGCGTCGGACTGCTCCACCGTCCTCCCGACACTCCGAGACTATACCCCTAGGGGGTATGAATGCGA
This genomic window from Streptomyces sp. NBC_01351 contains:
- the recD2 gene encoding SF1B family DNA helicase RecD2; this translates as MATDGAVQLAVVEGVLERITYANEESGYTVARVDTGRGAGDLLTVVGSLLGAQPGESLRLEGRWGSHPQYGRQFTVENYRTVLPATIQGIRRYLGSGLIKGIGPKIADRIVEHFGTDTLDVIEEQPKRLIEVPGLGPKRTKLIGAAWEEQKAIKEVMVFLQGVGVSTSIAVRIYKKYADASISVVKNQPYRLAADVWGIGFLTADRIAQAVGIPHDSPERVKAGLQYALSQSADQGHCFLPQEKLIADGVKLLQVDTGLVIECLAELAADPEGVVRESVPDPQGGPDPLTAVYLVPFHRAELSLVGQVRRLLNAEDDRLSGFRDVDWDKALRWLAGRTGADLAPEQRDAVKLALTRRVAVLTGGPGCGKSFTVRSIVELARAKKAKVVLAAPTGRAAKRLAELTGAEASTVHRLLELKPGGDAAYDRERPLDADLVVVDEASMLDLLLANKLVKAVAPGAHLLLVGDVDQLPSVGAGEVLRDLLAEDGPVPAVRLTRIFRQAQQSGVVTNAHRINTGLPPITDGLPDFFLFPEEDTEAAGVLAVDVAARRVPARFGLDPRRDVQVLAPMHRGPAGAANLNGLLQQAMTPARPNLPEKRFGGRVFRVGDKVTQIRNNYEKGANGVFNGTVGVVTGLDLDEQRLTVRTEEDEEIAYEFAELDELAHAYAVTIHRSQGSEYPAVVIPVTTGAWMMLQRNLLYTAVTRAKKLVVLVGSRKALAQAVRTVSAGRRYTAVAPRLSGRIPVGNIT
- a CDS encoding heavy-metal-associated domain-containing protein, giving the protein MTAETDTRTTTVYRVTGMSCGHCEGSVTKELSALPGVSSVKAVAATGEVTVVSAAPLSDEDVRAAVDEAGYELVGKA
- a CDS encoding DUF937 domain-containing protein, with protein sequence MSESSFQDDVLGELGDDKLSEIAGLLGTDANGARDTIATTVGAMTGDLQQKADADDDEVRQAFAEVAEPPLQGVSTLGGGLGGMLTGGMMAGVLAKVSKPVANAVSKKTGIPAPTISRVIELLIPVLLAVFAKRAASGKSGAGAPKAAGAPPAEAGGLGDLLGQILGGGKK
- a CDS encoding heavy metal translocating P-type ATPase, with the protein product MTSTVHDGPIAAVELSIGGMTCASCAARIEKKLNRMDGVEATVNYATEKAKVSYSGDVQVADLIATVVKTGYTAEEPPPPEPLQEPERPETEAVRDPELAALRHRLLVSAALALPVVLLSMVPSLQFDNWQWLSLTLAAPVVVWGAYPFHKAAWTNARHGAATMDTLVSVGTLAAFAWSLWALFFGHAGMPGMRHGFDLTISRTDGSSAIYLEVAAGVVSFILLGRYLEARSKRKAGAALKALLELGAKDVAVLRGGAEVRIPVAQLAVGDRFVVRPGEKIATDGTVVEGSSAVDASMLTGESVPVEVSVGDPVTGATVNASGRLVVEATRIGSDTQLARMAKLVEDAQNGKAEVQRLADRISGIFVPIVLVLALGTWVTWLLITGDATAAFSAAVAVLIIACPCALGLATPTALMVGTGRGAQLGILIKGPEVLESTRRVDTIVLDKTGTVTTGRMTLAGVHTAEGVDEKELLRLAGSLEHASEHPIARAIATGAVERAGALPVPEGFEAPASFENLAGLGVQGVVDGHAVLVGRERLLADWAIALPEGLAQAKAAAEAAGSTAVLVAWDGEARGVLTVADAVKETSAEAVSRLRALGLTPILLTGDNQAVAETVAREVGIDEVIAEVLPQDKVDVVRRLQAEGRTVAMVGDGVNDAAALAQADLGLAMGTGTDAAIEAGDLTLVRGDLRVAADAIRLSRRTLATIKGNLFWAFGYNVAALPLAAAGLLNPMIAGAAMAFSSVFVVTNSLRLRSFR
- a CDS encoding citrate synthase, with product MSDNSVVLRYADGEYTYPVVDSTVGDQGFDISKLRAQTGLVTLDSGYGNTAAYKSAITYLDGEQGILRYRGYPIEQLAERSTFIEVAYLLINGELPTVDQLASFRNEITQHTLLHEDVKRFYDGFPRDAHPMAMLSSVVSALSTFYQDSHNPFDERQRNLSTIRLLAKLPTIAAYAYKKSVGHPVVYPRNDLGYVENFLRMTFSVPAQEYDLDPVVVAALDKLLILHADHEQNCSTSTVRLVGSSQANMFASISAGISALWGPLHGGANQSVLEMLEGIKNDGGDVDAFIRKVKNKEDGVRLMGFGHRVYKSFDPRAKIIKAAAHDVLSSLGKSDELLDIALKLEEHALADEYFVSRNLYPNVDFYTGLIYRAMGFPTEMFTVLFALGRLPGWIAQWHEMIKEPGSRIGRPRQIYTGEVLREFVPVEAR